A single window of Caldimicrobium thiodismutans DNA harbors:
- a CDS encoding DegQ family serine endoprotease — protein MKRWPTYKTILVMLLIFALGVFARETLRHLNFFKAQGVIAEDGKLLQDENIQLAQKFSQAFSLVAEKSAKAVVYIETERVVSHPQPTFPFDFFGEEFMKRFFSPPRFRERGAGSGFILSSDGYIVTNNHVIEGAQKITVKMLDGRVFKGKVVGADPFSDVALVKVSADHLPTLPLGNSDLIRVGEWVIAIGNPFGLTHTVTVGVISAKGRSGIGITDIEDFIQTDAAINPGNSGGPLLNLKGEVIGMNTAIFSRSGGYMGIGFAIPINIVKSVAEQIKSKGKVERGWLGVVIQDLTPSLAEELGIKAKEGVLVVEVVPDSPAAKAGLKEKDVILRINGKEIKNSAELRSTILLIKPGTTVDLEIIRGSERKTLKVVIEAPKKSALTSKAERDKLQELLEEFGLVVSDLTPDIARRFGIPSKIKGVVVVEVLPDTPADFAGLASGMVIEEANKKRVSNTLDLYEALKESAQKKRLLLGVRTARGKFFVTLSLE, from the coding sequence ATGAAAAGATGGCCCACTTATAAGACCATATTGGTTATGCTTTTAATATTTGCTTTGGGGGTCTTTGCTCGGGAGACCCTGCGTCACCTTAATTTTTTCAAGGCTCAGGGAGTGATAGCTGAAGATGGAAAACTTCTCCAGGATGAAAACATTCAGCTTGCTCAAAAGTTTTCTCAGGCCTTTTCATTGGTTGCAGAAAAATCAGCTAAAGCTGTAGTTTACATTGAGACAGAAAGGGTTGTCTCTCATCCTCAACCCACTTTCCCCTTTGATTTTTTTGGAGAAGAATTTATGAAACGCTTTTTTTCACCCCCCCGTTTTAGAGAGAGAGGGGCAGGCTCTGGCTTTATTCTTTCAAGTGATGGTTATATTGTGACCAATAATCATGTTATAGAGGGAGCTCAAAAGATTACAGTTAAGATGCTTGATGGGAGAGTCTTTAAGGGTAAGGTAGTTGGAGCAGATCCCTTTTCAGATGTTGCTTTAGTAAAGGTTTCAGCTGATCATTTGCCTACCCTTCCTCTTGGAAATTCGGATTTGATAAGGGTTGGTGAATGGGTGATTGCTATCGGGAATCCCTTTGGTTTAACTCATACAGTTACTGTAGGGGTAATTAGTGCCAAGGGAAGAAGTGGTATTGGCATTACGGATATTGAGGACTTTATTCAGACGGATGCTGCCATTAATCCAGGCAACTCAGGTGGGCCATTACTTAATCTTAAAGGTGAAGTTATAGGTATGAATACTGCTATTTTCTCTCGCTCAGGTGGCTACATGGGAATTGGGTTTGCAATTCCTATAAATATTGTGAAATCTGTTGCAGAGCAGATCAAATCTAAGGGTAAAGTGGAAAGAGGCTGGCTGGGAGTGGTTATTCAGGATCTTACCCCAAGTCTGGCAGAAGAACTGGGGATAAAGGCAAAAGAAGGTGTTTTGGTAGTTGAAGTGGTTCCTGATTCACCAGCAGCTAAAGCAGGGTTAAAGGAAAAGGATGTAATTTTAAGAATAAATGGAAAGGAGATTAAAAATTCTGCGGAATTAAGAAGCACCATCCTTCTTATTAAACCAGGAACCACAGTTGATCTTGAAATCATAAGAGGCTCTGAAAGGAAAACACTCAAAGTAGTTATTGAGGCCCCAAAGAAATCAGCTTTGACCTCCAAGGCAGAAAGAGATAAATTACAAGAGCTTCTGGAGGAGTTTGGCCTTGTGGTCTCCGATTTAACTCCAGATATAGCCAGACGCTTTGGAATTCCATCTAAAATTAAAGGAGTGGTGGTTGTAGAGGTTCTTCCCGATACTCCCGCAGACTTTGCCGGTCTTGCTTCTGGTATGGTTATTGAAGAGGCTAATAAAAAAAGGGTCTCAAATACCCTTGATTTGTATGAGGCTTTAAAGGAATCTGCTCAGAAAAAAAGACTTCTGCTCGGAGTCCGTACTGCACGAGGTAAGTTTTTTGTAACTTTAAGCTTAGAGTAA
- a CDS encoding ATP-binding protein, whose product MGKNLPIGISSFVEIRSEPYYYVDKTHFVEKLASGGKYYFLSRPRRFGKSLFVDTLKQAFLGRKELFQGLYLEKNWDWSIRYPVIHIDFGGGEVKSAEALEKWILQQLEEHQNLYDITCKWKDDYHACFRELILKLSQKYASKVVVLVDEYDKPILDCIEDRETAKAVRDVLKNFYSVLKPLDAQLKFVFLTGVSKFSKVSLFSGLNQLRDITLSKEYSTICGYTQKELEKVFGEELQDKDLELIKCWYNGYSWLGEPVYNPFDVLLYLKERQFHPYWFETGTPSFLIKLLVEKKFYIPQLSELMASERLLGSFDVDFIEPENLLFQTGYLTIKGVEEIPTGYLYYLSYPNKEVRVSLNNYIVDYLTRKGPESARLTLKLTRALREGRVSAFGEVLKALFSGIPYEWYRSNEIAGYEGYYASVVYSFLEGAGFEVIPEDYTSLGRIDLTIIFEERCFIVEFKVVEMEGESPKAIEQLKEKGYHEKYRGKFKELYLLGFDFSKDTKNIVSFHWEKVT is encoded by the coding sequence ATGGGGAAAAACCTACCCATCGGGATTTCAAGCTTTGTTGAGATTCGCTCAGAACCCTATTATTATGTGGATAAAACTCATTTTGTTGAAAAACTTGCCTCCGGGGGGAAATACTATTTTCTCTCTCGCCCGAGGAGATTTGGAAAATCCCTTTTTGTGGATACCCTGAAGCAGGCCTTCCTCGGAAGAAAAGAGCTTTTCCAGGGGCTCTATCTTGAAAAGAACTGGGACTGGAGTATCAGGTATCCCGTTATTCATATTGATTTTGGGGGAGGAGAGGTCAAAAGTGCAGAAGCCCTTGAGAAATGGATACTTCAGCAACTTGAGGAACATCAAAATCTCTATGATATTACCTGCAAATGGAAAGATGATTATCATGCCTGTTTCAGGGAACTAATCTTAAAACTTTCTCAGAAGTATGCATCTAAAGTAGTAGTTCTTGTTGATGAGTATGATAAACCCATTCTTGATTGCATTGAGGATAGAGAAACTGCAAAGGCAGTAAGAGATGTCCTCAAAAACTTTTATAGTGTTCTTAAGCCCCTTGATGCCCAGCTCAAATTTGTTTTCCTAACGGGAGTTTCTAAATTCTCAAAGGTTTCCCTTTTTTCAGGGCTAAATCAGTTAAGAGATATTACTTTAAGCAAAGAGTATTCAACTATCTGTGGATACACTCAAAAAGAGCTTGAAAAGGTCTTTGGGGAAGAATTGCAAGATAAGGATTTAGAGCTTATTAAATGCTGGTATAATGGTTATTCCTGGCTTGGGGAACCCGTTTACAATCCCTTTGATGTGCTTCTTTACCTAAAAGAAAGACAATTTCACCCTTACTGGTTTGAGACAGGGACTCCCAGTTTTCTTATTAAACTCCTGGTGGAAAAGAAATTTTATATCCCCCAGCTCTCAGAACTTATGGCTTCAGAGCGCCTCCTTGGAAGCTTTGATGTGGACTTTATTGAACCAGAAAACCTTCTCTTTCAAACAGGCTATCTCACCATAAAAGGAGTTGAAGAAATCCCAACGGGATACCTCTATTATCTGAGTTATCCCAATAAAGAGGTTAGAGTTTCCCTGAATAATTACATAGTGGATTATTTGACAAGGAAGGGGCCTGAGAGTGCAAGGCTTACCCTTAAGTTAACCAGGGCTTTGAGGGAGGGAAGGGTTTCCGCCTTTGGAGAGGTTTTAAAGGCCCTTTTTTCAGGGATTCCCTATGAGTGGTATAGAAGTAATGAGATAGCAGGATATGAAGGGTATTATGCCAGTGTGGTTTATAGTTTTCTTGAGGGGGCAGGCTTTGAAGTAATCCCTGAGGATTATACAAGCCTTGGAAGAATTGATTTAACTATAATTTTTGAGGAGAGATGTTTTATAGTTGAGTTTAAGGTGGTTGAGATGGAAGGAGAAAGCCCTAAGGCAATAGAACAGCTTAAAGAAAAGGGGTATCACGAAAAATATAGAGGGAAGTTCAAAGAGCTCTATCTCCTTGGCTTTGATTTTAGTAAAGATACTAAAAACATTGTTTCCTTTCACTGGGAAAAAGTTACATAA
- a CDS encoding peptidyl-prolyl cis-trans isomerase: protein MHLLSIIFLSLLLFFASKGFSAQAINKIVAIVGDEILTLYELDQMGEPYYQKFIKPETSPEEAEAIKNKIRRDLLDQWIEDTVIGLEAKKYGIKVTDAELNEYLKEELKQAEAQGLNLAEVKEKLKDRLMKIKFIHLTVREKIAIPEEELKKAYEIKIKNFDPTPKYQLEILLIKEDLLVKDLYEQILKGKSFQEIYQANREQTLYFREIFKEEEIDKNILQELKKLKPGEVTEPLKRGEAFQIIRLIKKEEGQPPAYEEVKKELYEELFQKKAQEYLEKWIKELKETKFVKVYL from the coding sequence ATGCACTTATTGAGTATAATCTTTCTGAGTTTGTTATTATTTTTTGCATCAAAGGGATTTTCTGCTCAGGCTATAAATAAAATTGTTGCTATAGTAGGGGATGAGATTCTTACTCTTTATGAACTTGATCAGATGGGGGAGCCTTATTATCAAAAATTTATAAAACCTGAAACATCTCCTGAAGAGGCCGAGGCAATCAAAAATAAGATCCGTCGAGATCTTCTGGATCAATGGATTGAGGATACAGTCATTGGCCTTGAGGCCAAAAAATACGGTATAAAGGTTACAGATGCGGAGCTTAATGAGTATTTGAAAGAAGAACTTAAACAAGCAGAAGCCCAGGGCTTAAACCTTGCAGAGGTAAAGGAAAAACTCAAAGATCGTCTGATGAAAATAAAATTTATTCATCTGACAGTTAGAGAAAAAATTGCTATTCCTGAGGAAGAATTAAAAAAGGCTTATGAAATTAAGATTAAAAATTTTGATCCAACCCCCAAGTATCAGCTTGAGATCCTGTTGATTAAGGAGGACCTTTTGGTCAAGGATCTTTACGAGCAGATTTTAAAAGGAAAGAGTTTTCAAGAAATCTATCAAGCTAATAGGGAACAGACTCTTTATTTCAGGGAGATTTTTAAAGAAGAAGAGATTGACAAGAACATTTTACAGGAGCTAAAAAAGCTTAAACCTGGAGAGGTTACAGAACCTTTAAAAAGAGGAGAGGCCTTTCAGATTATCCGTTTAATCAAAAAAGAGGAGGGGCAACCTCCTGCTTATGAAGAGGTCAAAAAAGAGCTTTACGAAGAGCTTTTTCAAAAAAAGGCCCAGGAGTATCTCGAGAAGTGGATTAAAGAGCTCAAAGAGACCAAGTTTGTGAAGGTTTATTTATAA
- a CDS encoding TIGR03915 family putative DNA repair protein: MPIYLYDGTWEAFLTLLSQLVFEKSNNLNELRVYNLRLLCRKGVPFLGEKIEVSEVWIEKIKKFIHEIGGDQLLREVYHWYLCDRANIEIPLAMCLKKAEKDPEIFLRPQIIEAVKLQKAKKSLLRERHRWLGFLRFYSPEEGVLFASFEPQYNVLPLLGGHFVKRFPQEKLFIVDTLRGLLFLGQGRRSKLLFLEEWDVDLKKLKDPFFEIWKTYFREIAVPERVDLKRQQKRVPLKVRPFLPEFM; the protein is encoded by the coding sequence ATGCCTATTTACCTATATGATGGCACATGGGAAGCCTTTTTAACTCTTCTTTCTCAATTGGTATTTGAAAAGTCTAATAATCTTAATGAACTACGAGTTTATAATTTACGCTTACTTTGCAGAAAGGGGGTTCCTTTCCTTGGAGAAAAAATTGAGGTATCCGAGGTTTGGATTGAAAAGATTAAAAAATTTATTCATGAAATTGGAGGAGACCAGTTGCTCAGAGAGGTTTATCACTGGTATCTATGTGATAGGGCCAATATTGAAATACCTCTTGCTATGTGTTTAAAAAAGGCTGAAAAAGATCCTGAAATATTTTTGAGACCACAGATTATTGAGGCTGTAAAATTGCAAAAGGCAAAGAAATCCCTACTTAGGGAGAGACACAGGTGGCTTGGTTTTTTGCGGTTTTACTCGCCAGAAGAAGGAGTGCTCTTTGCAAGCTTTGAGCCCCAGTATAATGTATTACCTCTCCTTGGTGGACATTTTGTTAAAAGGTTCCCTCAGGAAAAGCTTTTTATTGTGGATACCTTAAGGGGGCTCCTTTTTCTTGGACAAGGAAGAAGAAGCAAGCTCCTGTTTCTTGAAGAATGGGATGTGGATTTAAAAAAACTTAAAGATCCCTTTTTTGAAATTTGGAAGACTTATTTTAGGGAAATTGCAGTTCCAGAAAGGGTTGATTTAAAGCGTCAGCAAAAAAGAGTTCCTTTAAAAGTAAGGCCCTTTCTTCCAGAATTTATGTAA
- a CDS encoding LbetaH domain-containing protein, translated as MNWEDLRNLFFEDLKAEWIGERLLKQPPWEVLKELKSFLHDSLPEIPRILSQKQPLLEDYFLSTEGDLIPLNQITKEEDNYFFRGAKIKGAILMAGTYIKGTRFYFGEGVIVEPFSYIEEPAYFSEGTQIRHASYVRGSVYTGKGAVIGHTTEVKNSIFLKEAKAAHFAYVGDSILGAEVNLGAGTKLANLKFLKREITFEINEVKFKTGLRKMGAILGDRVQTGCNVVLQPGTLLGKGTVVYPGMTAGSGFFPPGSKIKS; from the coding sequence ATGAACTGGGAAGACCTCAGAAATCTCTTTTTTGAAGACTTAAAGGCCGAGTGGATAGGGGAGCGTCTCTTAAAGCAACCACCCTGGGAGGTCTTGAAAGAATTAAAATCCTTCTTACATGATTCTTTACCTGAGATACCCAGAATTTTATCACAAAAACAGCCCCTTTTAGAGGATTATTTTCTCTCAACTGAGGGAGACCTTATTCCTCTGAATCAAATTACAAAAGAAGAAGATAATTATTTTTTTCGGGGGGCGAAAATTAAGGGAGCTATCTTAATGGCTGGAACTTATATAAAGGGAACACGCTTTTACTTTGGGGAAGGTGTTATTGTTGAGCCCTTTAGTTATATTGAGGAACCTGCCTATTTTTCAGAGGGCACTCAGATTCGTCATGCCTCCTATGTGAGAGGAAGTGTCTATACAGGGAAAGGGGCTGTTATCGGGCACACAACTGAAGTAAAAAATTCTATCTTTTTAAAAGAAGCAAAGGCAGCTCACTTTGCCTATGTAGGAGATAGTATCCTTGGGGCAGAGGTAAATCTTGGTGCAGGTACAAAACTTGCAAACTTGAAATTTTTAAAAAGGGAAATTACCTTTGAAATTAATGAGGTAAAATTTAAGACAGGTCTAAGAAAAATGGGTGCCATCCTGGGGGATAGAGTTCAGACTGGATGTAATGTGGTGCTTCAGCCAGGCACCCTCCTTGGAAAGGGCACTGTAGTGTATCCAGGGATGACCGCTGGGTCTGGCTTTTTTCCACCGGGAAGCAAAATAAAATCTTAA
- a CDS encoding peptidylprolyl isomerase: MKRILLSVIAICFFFSTQALAEKLIAEVGPYKLFDTELQKIMEDDPQIKQILQAKPELKTQVLQSLIERWMNISLFALAGKEAKLTDDPEVKKKLMESEKMILAEEYLQKNISKINISEEEIKDYYEKNKAQYKEPEGVKLRHILIYVPKNADKKTEEKALNRAKQIRAQLLKGAKFEELAKIHSDDTASRDKGGDLGILREGETIPEFEKSVFKLKPGEISEPIHSPYGYHIVKVEKKIPSQELPLEKVKDRVREDLMKEKEREAFQKLLQELVKKYGPKVYLEKENRGASK; encoded by the coding sequence ATGAAAAGGATCCTTTTGAGTGTTATTGCTATTTGTTTCTTTTTTAGCACTCAGGCCTTGGCGGAAAAATTAATAGCTGAAGTTGGCCCTTATAAGCTTTTTGATACAGAGCTTCAAAAAATTATGGAAGATGATCCCCAGATAAAGCAGATTCTTCAGGCCAAACCAGAATTAAAAACCCAGGTTTTACAAAGTTTGATTGAGAGATGGATGAATATATCTCTTTTTGCTTTAGCCGGTAAGGAGGCTAAGCTCACCGATGATCCCGAGGTTAAGAAAAAATTAATGGAATCTGAGAAGATGATCCTTGCAGAGGAGTATCTCCAGAAAAACATCTCAAAGATAAATATTTCAGAGGAAGAGATAAAAGACTATTATGAAAAAAATAAGGCCCAATACAAAGAGCCTGAAGGAGTTAAGTTAAGACACATCTTGATCTATGTTCCCAAAAATGCCGACAAAAAAACAGAAGAAAAGGCTTTAAATAGAGCCAAACAGATCAGAGCTCAGCTTCTTAAGGGAGCTAAATTTGAGGAGCTCGCTAAGATTCACTCTGATGATACAGCATCCCGTGACAAAGGAGGAGACCTCGGGATCCTCAGAGAAGGAGAGACCATTCCAGAGTTTGAAAAAAGTGTTTTTAAGTTGAAGCCAGGTGAAATCAGTGAACCCATCCACTCCCCTTATGGGTATCACATTGTTAAGGTTGAAAAGAAGATCCCCTCTCAGGAACTACCCCTTGAAAAAGTTAAAGATAGGGTTAGAGAAGACTTAATGAAAGAGAAGGAAAGAGAAGCTTTTCAGAAACTTTTACAGGAATTAGTTAAAAAATATGGGCCCAAGGTATATTTAGAAAAGGAAAATAGAGGTGCTTCAAAATAG
- the rpmE gene encoding 50S ribosomal protein L31, protein MKKDIHPPYYEDAVIRCACGNEIKVGSTRKEIRVEVCSNCHPFFTGETRFVDTEGKIEKFMKKYSKFYQKEES, encoded by the coding sequence ATGAAAAAAGATATTCATCCCCCTTATTATGAAGATGCAGTGATTAGGTGTGCCTGTGGAAATGAGATAAAAGTTGGCTCAACGCGCAAAGAGATTAGGGTTGAGGTCTGTTCTAATTGTCATCCCTTTTTTACTGGAGAAACCCGCTTTGTTGATACAGAAGGAAAAATTGAGAAATTCATGAAAAAATACTCTAAATTCTATCAAAAAGAAGAGTCCTAA
- the recO gene encoding DNA repair protein RecO — translation MLFTLPALVLDKDKIEEIDYLVTLFTPRGKTRVLAKGAQKSLKRFLNLLEDLTYLRVHLRKPQRGKIFILEGADLLYLPESPRKEPLKFYFFSYLAEVIDFTSPSSLSKESFYWITEYVKDIDRRDAVKLDKFFWEMKWLEICGLSPYIYDCVRCGKRPQRMFYFSISQGGVLCLNCRDENVFILSPSQIDLLRKIGRIKTLKEMEILWEGLFEEERGQLLELSERFFLHHFDWEPRSLKLLKEHWVNHG, via the coding sequence GTGCTGTTTACACTTCCCGCCCTTGTTCTTGATAAAGACAAGATTGAAGAGATAGATTACTTAGTTACCCTTTTTACACCACGAGGAAAAACACGAGTTCTTGCCAAAGGTGCTCAAAAGTCCTTAAAAAGATTTCTCAATCTTCTTGAGGATCTTACCTATTTGAGGGTGCATCTTCGTAAACCCCAGAGAGGAAAGATCTTTATTCTTGAAGGAGCAGATCTTTTATATCTTCCAGAAAGCCCAAGAAAGGAGCCCTTGAAATTTTATTTTTTTTCCTATCTTGCTGAGGTAATAGACTTTACCTCTCCATCTTCTCTTTCAAAGGAGAGTTTTTACTGGATTACGGAATATGTAAAAGATATTGATAGAAGAGATGCGGTAAAACTGGATAAATTCTTTTGGGAAATGAAGTGGTTAGAGATTTGCGGACTTTCTCCTTATATATATGATTGTGTGAGATGTGGAAAGAGGCCCCAGAGAATGTTTTACTTTTCCATTTCTCAAGGAGGAGTTTTATGCTTGAATTGTCGAGATGAAAATGTCTTTATTCTTAGCCCTTCTCAGATTGACCTTTTAAGAAAGATTGGTAGAATTAAAACACTTAAGGAGATGGAAATCCTTTGGGAAGGGCTTTTTGAGGAAGAGAGGGGGCAACTTTTAGAGCTTTCTGAGAGATTTTTTCTACATCACTTTGATTGGGAGCCAAGATCCCTTAAACTTTTAAAGGAGCATTGGGTTAACCATGGATGA
- a CDS encoding putative DNA modification/repair radical SAM protein, whose amino-acid sequence MNLQILSPDRSLLKKLNILAMSARYDNSCSSSGSRRETPAQGIGNGYISGICHTWSADGRCVSLLKILMTNFCKNDCKYCINRRQNDVPRAIFTPEEIASLTIEFYRRNYIEGLFLSSGIYRSPDDTMELMLRAIKILREKYHFGGYIHLKLIPGASDVLISEALKLADRVSSNLELATETSLRALASEKNFALLFAPLKIVREQYENKEIKAPASTQVIIGASPDTDKTILNLAQRLYIKKMVRRVYYSAYIPLNMDPALPVLSSPPFLREHRLYQADWLLRFYGFNIDELFENSENLELNLDPKLAWALRNLIFFPVEITKADYWELIRVPGIGPTSAKKIIQARKYGPLSDEILKNLGVPLKRARYFITIKGKCLVRNRKMKILENKHPSLFKEFSDTEWPKSYAYLPI is encoded by the coding sequence ATGAATTTGCAGATTCTTAGTCCTGATAGAAGTTTATTGAAAAAACTTAATATTCTTGCTATGTCTGCAAGATATGATAATTCCTGTAGTAGTTCTGGAAGTAGAAGAGAAACACCTGCCCAGGGTATAGGGAATGGGTATATCTCTGGGATTTGCCATACCTGGAGTGCTGATGGAAGATGTGTTTCTCTTTTAAAAATTTTAATGACCAATTTCTGTAAAAATGATTGCAAGTATTGTATTAACAGAAGGCAAAATGATGTTCCCAGGGCCATTTTTACTCCTGAGGAGATTGCCAGTCTAACTATTGAATTCTACAGAAGAAACTACATTGAGGGGCTCTTTTTGAGCTCTGGGATTTATCGCTCCCCAGATGATACTATGGAGCTTATGTTAAGAGCTATAAAGATTTTAAGAGAGAAATACCACTTTGGAGGATACATACATTTAAAACTTATCCCAGGAGCAAGTGATGTGTTAATTTCAGAGGCTTTAAAACTTGCAGACAGAGTTAGCTCCAATCTTGAATTAGCTACAGAGACCTCACTCCGAGCCTTAGCTTCTGAAAAGAACTTTGCCCTTCTTTTTGCTCCCTTAAAGATAGTAAGAGAACAATATGAAAATAAAGAGATAAAGGCTCCAGCATCTACCCAAGTTATAATTGGTGCCAGTCCAGATACAGATAAAACTATTTTAAATTTGGCACAAAGATTATATATAAAAAAGATGGTAAGACGGGTTTATTATTCTGCCTATATTCCTCTAAATATGGATCCAGCTCTTCCTGTTCTCTCATCTCCTCCTTTCCTTCGGGAACACCGTCTTTATCAAGCCGATTGGTTGTTGCGTTTTTATGGCTTTAATATAGATGAACTTTTTGAAAACTCAGAAAATTTGGAGCTTAATCTTGATCCAAAACTTGCTTGGGCTTTAAGAAATCTTATTTTTTTTCCTGTAGAAATTACAAAAGCAGATTATTGGGAATTAATAAGGGTTCCGGGAATTGGGCCAACCTCAGCCAAAAAGATCATTCAGGCAAGAAAATATGGTCCCCTTTCGGATGAGATTCTAAAAAATCTTGGCGTTCCTCTTAAAAGGGCTCGTTATTTTATTACTATTAAAGGCAAATGTTTAGTTAGAAATAGAAAAATGAAAATATTAGAAAATAAGCACCCCTCTCTTTTTAAAGAATTTTCAGATACAGAATGGCCAAAAAGCTATGCCTATTTACCTATATGA
- a CDS encoding ribonuclease H-like domain-containing protein → MLQNSKKHLKRYLLRPEEALFVDIETEGLSKERNDITLIGIYKKDRYFAFVKGINLEKALRFLATTPLWITFGGENFDIPFLKKTFQGLSYPEIHLDLYHLTGAIGLKGGLKKIEKALGLERQTDGMNGYDAVKLWKKWVEDRDKSALRKLILYNREDVVNLKIILEHVIRKFFFEERG, encoded by the coding sequence GTGCTTCAAAATAGTAAAAAACACCTTAAACGATATCTTCTTAGACCGGAGGAGGCCCTTTTTGTTGATATAGAAACAGAGGGCCTCTCCAAGGAAAGAAATGACATTACTCTTATTGGTATATACAAAAAAGATAGATATTTTGCCTTTGTCAAGGGTATCAACTTAGAAAAGGCTCTGAGGTTTTTAGCTACAACCCCTCTCTGGATAACCTTTGGAGGTGAAAACTTTGATATCCCCTTTTTAAAGAAGACCTTTCAGGGACTAAGCTATCCCGAGATTCATCTGGATCTCTATCACCTGACCGGGGCTATCGGGCTTAAAGGTGGTCTCAAAAAGATTGAAAAGGCCTTAGGCCTTGAGAGACAAACCGATGGAATGAATGGATATGATGCCGTCAAGCTTTGGAAGAAATGGGTTGAAGATAGAGATAAAAGCGCTTTACGAAAACTAATCCTTTACAATAGAGAGGATGTGGTAAATTTAAAGATTATTCTTGAACATGTGATTCGAAAATTTTTCTTTGAAGAAAGGGGGTAG
- the prfA gene encoding peptide chain release factor 1, with product MSLAKFYLDKLQALETRYEELSSWLSDPQVMSDPERYAKLAKELSSLEDVVKTFQDYKRALKELEENKLLLEEEKDEELRALVREEIKLLEEKIESLERELPLILLPKDPNDEKSVILEIRAGAGGEEAALFAGELLRMYQRYAERKGWKFEILDVNETGLGGFKEVIARIDGKGAYSRLKFESGVHRVQRVPVTESSGRIHTSTCTVAVLPEVDEVDVEIRPEELKIETMRAGGHGGQHVNKTESAVRITHIPTGIVVSCQNERSQHQNKATALKILRAKLFELAQKEQMEKVQQERRSQVGTGERSEKIRTYNFPQNRVTDHRVGITNYNLPEVLDGGLDEFIDALITHFRMESLKREEESLRLAA from the coding sequence ATGAGTCTTGCTAAGTTTTACTTAGATAAACTTCAGGCACTGGAAACTCGGTATGAGGAACTCTCATCATGGCTTTCTGACCCTCAGGTTATGTCTGATCCCGAAAGATATGCCAAGCTTGCTAAGGAGCTTTCTTCCTTAGAGGATGTAGTCAAGACTTTTCAGGATTATAAACGAGCCCTAAAAGAGCTTGAAGAAAATAAGCTTCTCCTTGAAGAAGAAAAGGATGAAGAGCTCAGGGCCCTTGTTCGAGAGGAAATTAAACTTCTTGAAGAAAAAATAGAATCTTTGGAGAGAGAACTTCCCCTTATACTTCTTCCCAAAGATCCAAATGATGAGAAGAGCGTTATCCTTGAAATCAGGGCTGGAGCAGGAGGAGAGGAGGCTGCTCTCTTTGCTGGAGAACTTTTGAGAATGTATCAAAGATATGCAGAACGCAAGGGCTGGAAGTTTGAGATTCTGGATGTCAATGAAACTGGTCTTGGTGGATTTAAAGAGGTTATTGCAAGAATTGATGGTAAGGGAGCTTATAGTAGATTAAAATTTGAAAGTGGTGTTCACAGGGTTCAAAGGGTGCCGGTCACAGAGTCTTCTGGAAGGATTCATACTTCTACCTGCACAGTTGCCGTGCTTCCCGAGGTAGATGAAGTAGATGTTGAGATACGCCCTGAGGAACTAAAGATTGAGACCATGCGTGCAGGAGGGCACGGTGGTCAACATGTGAATAAAACAGAATCTGCAGTAAGGATCACTCATATTCCTACAGGTATTGTAGTTTCCTGCCAAAACGAACGAAGCCAGCATCAAAATAAAGCAACTGCCCTCAAAATCCTTAGGGCAAAACTTTTTGAGCTTGCTCAAAAAGAGCAGATGGAAAAGGTCCAGCAGGAAAGAAGATCCCAGGTTGGAACAGGTGAAAGAAGTGAAAAAATTCGCACCTATAATTTTCCTCAAAATAGAGTGACTGATCACCGGGTTGGAATTACAAATTACAATCTTCCAGAAGTCTTAGATGGAGGATTGGATGAATTTATTGATGCCCTAATAACCCACTTTCGTATGGAATCCCTAAAAAGAGAAGAAGAGTCCTTACGCTTGGCTGCCTAA